A single region of the Salvelinus sp. IW2-2015 linkage group LG20, ASM291031v2, whole genome shotgun sequence genome encodes:
- the LOC111981505 gene encoding arsenite methyltransferase, whose protein sequence is METLEYHELVQRYYGSRLEIHGNLKTSASCMSPSTPIPQSTFDALRLVHPSVCKKYSGCGLVVPEKLQGCKVLDLGSGSGRDCFILSKLVGQSGHVIGIDMTAELILASRKYVQYHQEKYGYEKPNTIFVQGYIEKLNETGIQSGSLDVLVSNCAMCLCPDKKPVLREAFRVLKEGGELYFSDIYSSKAVPEHLKQDPVLWGEGLSGALYWRDLISLVHEVGFSTPYLLTASHIIVHNSELQKKASGITHTSATYRLFKLPKNRKQSDAVVAYKGTVPDHPDLLKFDIYHCFETDIEVTVDAEMAAVLQHSRFSSDFSIQNSDKPAPSPKCAPQSCHLSNPFLLADNLKLHSKPSTKIGNIGEPVEKYDTTNWDILLSS, encoded by the exons ATGGAAACCTTGGAATACCATGAACTTGTTCAG AGATACTATGGCTCTCGCCTGGAGATACATGGTAATCTAAAGACCAGTGCATCATGCATGTCACCATCCACCCCAATACCCCAGAGCACTTTTGATGCACTTCGACTAGTCCACCCCTCGGTCTGCAAAAA ATACTCTGGTTGTGGGCTGGTTGTTCCTGAGAAGCTACAGGGCTGTAAGGTGCTGGATCTGGGCAGTGGCTCTGGCAGAGACTGCTTCATTCTCAGTAAACTAGTGGGCCAGAGCGGTCATGTCATCGGCATTGACATGACAGCAGAACTG ATCCTGGCATCACGCAAATATGTCCAGTACCACCAGGAGAAGTATGGCTACGAGAAGCCCAACACCATATTTGTGCAGGGTTACATAGAGAAACTGAATGAGACGGGAATACAGAGTGGTTCGCTGGATGTTCTGGT gtcaAACTGTGCCATGTGTCTGTGTCCTGACAAGAAGCCGGTTCTCAGGGAGGCTTTCAGAGTGCTCAAG GAGGGTGGGGAACTTTACTTTAGTGACATATATTCCAGCAAGGCTGTTCCGGAACATTTGAAACAAGACCCAGTTCTGTGGG GTGAAGGCTTGAGTGGTGCCCTCTACTGGCGAGACCTGATCTCTCTAGTGCACGAGGTGGGCTTTAGTACTCCATACCTTCTCACTGCAAGCCACATCATAGTCCACAATAGTGAGCTACAGAAGAAAGCAA GTGGCATCACACACACCTCTGCAACTTATCGCCTCTTCAAGTTGCCCAAAAATAGAAAGCAGAGCGACGCAGTTGTGGCTTACAAAGGAACGGTCCCTGACCATCCCGACCTACTCAAGTTTGACATATATCATTGTTTTGAG acagacatagaggtAACCGTGGATGCAGAAATGGCAGCCGTGCTTCAGCATTCCCGATTCTCCTCTGACTTCTCCATCCAAAACTCAGACAAACCTGCACCAAGCCCTAAATGTGCCCCTCAG AGCTGTCACCTTAGTAACCCATTCCTACTTGCTGATAACCTCAAACTTCATTCAAAGCCCTCCACCAAGATTGGGAACATTGGAGAACCAGTGGAAAAGTATGACACTACCAACTGGGATATACTACTTTCTTCATGA